In the genome of Channa argus isolate prfri chromosome 8, Channa argus male v1.0, whole genome shotgun sequence, the window ttattattttaattccaGAGATTGAATAAAACAATCAGAaagtaatgtgtgttttgttttcatacaaATTGGTTAATATATGTGGATTACATTATATATATCTATGTGATTGACTTTTATAATTGTCATTCATTCAATAATTACCATAGTTGTTAGTTTTTTATCTTCATAATCCTAAATTTGGTATCATACACCGTTGTTGATCTTTCATTCCAGAGTCAATACCACATAACTATCCATCTAATCATATTGTCACATTTTGACAGGGAGAATTTACTGTGCTGATGTGCGGTGTAATACAATCCTGACTCGCAAATTATCCCATTGCTGACTTCTGATCCTTTGGTTCATCTGGAATGTTGTGAAACTGGGAAATGGTCTGTACACTCTGTTCAACAGTGGTGCAGACGACACTAAAACTGTCACAGCAGCAGGTGTGACAGCAATGTGGTGTATGTCAGCAGAGAATTAATATAAAGGTCTCATCCAACCGCTGTGAACCCAACAAATGAACAATTGGCTTCTCCTTAAAGTTCTACATTTGTCTGGATGTTGCAAAATGACACAGTGTGCTGGCACTAGCTGACACCAGGATTGTAGACCCGAATGAGGGAGTCAGGGGAAGCAGGAGCTGTTAAAATGACCCCTCTGTGggtgagagtcagagctttcagtgtagagatctgagaTGAGATGCGTCGTTTGTCCgttttggctgatcaaaaatgagacgctgctgcattttggagcATCTGGAGAGGTTGTGCATGGTGGAGGCCCCGTTAGCGGGACACTGGAGCAGTCGAGACAAGATGGGAGCGGCGCCTGCACAGTGAGTTgggttgcatattcagaaaaGTAGGATGTGATCTTTCtaatgttgtagagggcaaatctgctgttgagagagaaagagatgtggTCAATGAATCTGAGTTGGTTGTCAGTGAAGATGACAGACTTAGTGTTTACGATCACTGAAGATTCTAAGGTGATGCTAATGAAGGTCTGCCTGGGAAGATTAGAACTTCTGTCTGATTCCATAATTCACAGGTGATCTCCAACAATGTTTCCACTAAAAACTTGGCTTTTTGTGGCGGGTTTTTTAAAAGCggcacctgtgttgtcaaattgatgacgttgttttttaaaatctttttgtcttttgtctacgtgcatgtgttttctcGATTTACAGTTGCGTGAGCTCTCAGGGTCACCGTACACATCaagtcaaacaaaaataataaaaaaaatccaacaccAACTAGAAGTGTATGTCTACGTTCTAATTGCGCCTTCATGTAACCTGCTTTGACGTGGTTCTGCCCTTCATTAGAAATGTGAGGCTAGGCGTTCAcgaggaaaaggaaaaacctaCAGAGCCTGTCCACAACAACCTGCAACTGCATACCTGCACATTAATTTCATGGTTGACATTGGCTCTGCTGTCATCTCAATATTAACCTCTTCCAGAAGGATGGAAGTGTGTGAACAACATGCGGCTGCTTTAGATGGACTCCATCAAGTCACCAAGTCCACAACGGAGGATCACAGTTAACTAAAGAGAAACAGTGTGTGACTTTCTTcaaacaacaacttttatcaTCTCAGTCAGTGACTAATGCTAATTTacaggctgtgtttgtgtttgattttttgGATCAGAATCCTCACACTCACgattattttaaagtttaaagggGGATCTTTGCCATGTTGTTCTAAAAGGACTGAGTGAAAAGATGGTAAACATAGCTTTGGATATTACCCAGCGCTTTGTTGCTGATCCTCTCTGGCATCACTGCCACACCTGCTGTTGTTGAACTGACGCTATTCTCCCTGTTGTTCGCTCAATAATAGCTACTGAAAACCAACCTTTCTTTAGGttgtgtgtgaaacacaaatgcatgtaCGACATTCCTTCAACCTTGTTCATTGCTAACTACCAACTAAATACTCATCATTTTTTCTATTTGGAGactttggtgtgtgtttgtgtgattcatCATTTAATGACTTCAGGCTTGTCTGTAGTCAATCCACGTGTCTCCTTATTGTTGGGCCTTTGGTTGGATATTTTGATAAATTCTGCTTCAtgctacatttatatttactggATTTGTGCTGTTTCTACATGGAAGAGGTGAAGACTGAGTAAATGAGAGCTGGGGTGAAGCCTGAGATGTGTACTTACTCTGATAATACATGTTGGTACTTAATTGAAATTATATGACTTTTTATTCTAAAAACAGAGGTTTACAACGAGAGTTGGTATATTGgctctttattttaaaaccgTTACCGATTCGCTGGCTtggacaaagaaaaactaatttgtcCAGGGTGTGATTATTTGTGAGAACTTTATTGAGTTGGACAAAACAAgctgtttaaattaaagtttgagTCTTTTAATCAAGAAAAGGATTTTCAGATTAATCAGTCATGAAACactttttctaaagaaaatgcaaatcGTGACACATTTCAAAGGCTTTGGAGGCAACAGGAATGGTTTTATTTAGACTTGTCCACCAGAGATGAAATCCCAAAGCAAACGTGCAGTAAATAGTTTGTAGTCTACAAGTACTTTGCCTGGAATTAGTTGGAGGAGCCACTAACTGACCTCTTAGAGCACATTTTGCACCTGTGCTGTGTAACTGTCGAGATATCAGAGCCCTGAAAAGTCACCAGAGCCCTGAGTTTCCATTGGAGGCATGAAGACAATATCctgaaaacatgttaaataatgtTACATAATGCATTCAGCTCACTGAAAATCACTAGTGAATATGTGCAAAACACATTCAAGCTGTGGGAAGTGGTTGAATCAGATGGAAGAAATGAGGAAATACAGAACATGAGGTCCCaggaatttgttttctttttctaactttAGGCTGTTTATGACTCACATATAGGGTTCAATTAACCTACAATAGGACcttatttcttatttgttttaaatggaaaagTCATGAACAATGTCTTGTatcataatgtgtgtgtgtgtgtgtgtgtgtgtgtgtgtgtgtgtgtgtgtgtgtgtgtgtgtgtgtgtgtgtgtgtgtgtgtgtgtgtgtgtgtgtgtgtgtgtgtgtgtgcgtgctctTGTGGAGGGAGTAAAGGAACATTGCCGTGTGGGTTTCATTCATTCTCACCTGAGTAAACACCACGGTAGAAACTTGGTTATCACCACTGCGGTTTCTCTTGGACAGAGCGAAGCTGCTGTAGCTGGTTCTTTCTGCTGTatttcacagacaaacacaacagcttTCAGTCAGTGTTCCGATGCAGCCGGCACcagttggggttcaatgtctcgCCACAGGACACTacctctacctcctgagccacagtcgccctttTGTGGATAATTGCAGCCAAAAATATCCCATTTTGCAGCTGCTTTTCTAAATTGTGAAGtgtgttgctctgttttttATGATTTCATTGCAAGGTTGCACAAACTTTTAACTAAACAAATTTCTGGAGCGACTGCACTTTGAAAATGTTCAGTGCTAGATGCAGGTCTCAGCCACAGAGTTCCAGTCATTGATCACCTGTTTACAGCCTCTTACTTAGTTCTTGCCTGTGTCCTTACACTTATTGTCTTTGCtctgtctttggactgtttccTGGACTCACATCTCGTCCACCCTTGCTGTCTCCCTCACCCACAATATGCTTGCTTTGCTCTCTCAAATAACTTCCTGCTCTTTTCCGCATTTGGGTCTCAAACTGGGACTTTTGCATAAACCAGTAATTTTCAACAAGTTTGTCAACTTAGGAGAATCAATGACTTGGGAAACAAAACTCTTTTAACATCAGCTTTAGAAGCAGCTTCTGTAAATCAGGCTGGATTTTCGAGTGTTATTGTGACTTAGTCCATCTATTGTAGCTGGTGGGAGCATGTTAGACACCTTCCAGTGGCTGCAGGAATTACGACAATCAAGAGCTACATCAGGTTAGTTTAGGTTGCAGGGTTTATAACATAGGGACACGTGCTAATGGAGGGAGGAAACGTGGAACTGTTGAATGTGATTAGAATACTTAATAGCATGATGTAATAAAACAGTCATGTGTTTCTGCTCACGCTCTGCAGTTTGAACCTTCCTTATTTTGTTTATGCTCGTTTAAACTATTTCTGTTGGGTCTTGTTCACTAAAAACAACACCACACCCAAAGCAAACACTTCCCTCTTCAATCAAAACCACATGTTGTGTGCATCCAAATGTATATgcaaatttacacacacacattctaacGAGAATCACGGACTCCTGCTTTCGCTGTCAGTCTTTTAAAGgtgtgtgaaaacattttttaaaattccccTGTAATCTTACGCAgacttaattaaaaatacatttacttcatTAACATTAAGCTATGCATTAAAAACTATTGTGTTAAACCCTGAATTTGTTAACAACTTGTCATATGTCAACAACAACTCCTACACAAACCACTTCAACCGCAACTGCCAAAACTTCCTGTTCAAACACCTTCTAAAGATACTGCTACCAAAATGCCTGCAACATCAGGGTGTGTTGCATCGCTAGTTTAGACCTGCCACAGCTGCCAAAACACTCATTTTCACTGAGGCCTGAGGGCGAAACATGTGGTGCTGctcattatttctattttatcttCTGTGTTACGTGAGATGTGTGCGACACactgatatttaaaatacacaagatAATATACTTTTAGGTTGAGATTATCACAGGATCAGAGGCTGTTGGTGTGACATTGGAAGACCTGAACTGTGCTTCTCTTCCTGTGAAATGTGACTCTGTAGGTGGtttgtaaaataacaacaaagagAGATTATTGAGTTATAGTCCAGTGATGGCTGACATCTCTGGCCCAGTCACTGAGTATTTAGATTAACAAAGtcttggagaaaaaaagacttttccacaggagccTGAACAACTTTTGCAATTATTGCTGTACCGTACGTTGTGTGACGTTAACAAAGCCCACAACATTGTTCCTGAACGTGTTTATTTTGTGCCTGAATCTCGCTCTATACTGTAAACTATACGGTAATAATTAAAGAATTctcaaacaataaaactaataaaaattgcctgaatatatttgtttgaaaacatcataaaaaactGACTAATACTGCGAATGGGGGTCTCCCCGtatatgtgtctctgtgttgtccctgacacagactggagacatgtccagggtggaccttTGATAAGCTCCAGCACCCTGAGACCCTGAacagcggttacagataatagatggattaAGTGTgttcatattaatatttaaaatattgtgttgactcaaaaatcaaaagaaatgttCACACTCTCAAATCAGCACGAAGACTTTTCCTTTATTCAAActgtcacaaagaaaaaacGTTTTAGCTCTGCCTTTTGTGTACAACTGTTCCTCAGTTTTTCAAATCCCACAACCACCAAAAACTAAactatacacacatttacacgaCACAATTATTACAGCTTTCTGTGATAGTATCTTTAATATATTACTACAAAATCTACCCCAACACACTGAAGCAACAATTCACTTTCCCAACTTAccataagaaaaacaacacagagagtTAGCACACAAGTCCTAGTTTTTCCATCGGCCTACAGTAATTATCATGTTCATTCTTATCTGTTAATAATTTCTCTTTAAtctatttttctgcatttttcatgtttcatgtccaattaaaatgacattgttTGCCATAGTTGTCTTTAGTGACAAAGGATGTTTCTTTGGACGTTATTGTAACAAGTTGCTGTCATTGGTATAAAAACACAAGGTTGTTGTTTTACTATAATTTTGGGATCTATCTTGTCTCTTCATCAGTGGTTCATGCTTCTCTGTGgactaataaaatgtaataataaatagtCCAAGGAGCAAAAGGATCATATTCAATCTAAAACAGCAGACAGTGTTAAATGTCGTGGCATTATTGGTTGTGTgatttgttgtagttgttggtgctgatgttgttgttgttggtgctgaTGTTGTTGgtgctgatgttgttgttgctgatgttgttgttgttgttgatgttgttgttgctgatgttgttgttgttggtgctgaagttgttgttgttgttggtgctgaagttgttgttgttgtgcttgtATTTGAATCTCGGAATACCCTCTTTTTAACAGTTGGCCTGTTGCACAAACTGGTCCCACAACACATTGGGCCAATGGTGATATTACTGAAACCTTGCAACAACGGTAAAGTGACTGAGCTAGAAGCTGGTGAACACAGGTTTGCAGATGTGCAGCCCAACACTGAAACATGTCTGGTTCCTCTCATCActgcagataaaaaaagaaagaaacaaataaataaataaacagttgtAGCTTAgtagtttgtagtttttgtcagtttaaaaataacgatgaaaaaaataatactagCTAAGTATCTCATGATGAGgtacttctttctttttacagtaaagGTTGAATCAGTTATTTGTGACAGTGACACTGGTTAGACAGGGTTATCTGCATATCTTCCCTTTGGCAAAATAGTCCTTTAGTTAGATGGCTTTTATTACTGGACAGTTTGTGGATTGTTTTGCATGATTTTATCGCGTGAAATTGTATCCTGGATTACGGGTCACGTTGACCGATGGTGGTATCTGAAGTTCATTTTAGCAGGACTGTGAATAAGAATGCAAGCATCAGGAGGGACcagaggaacattttgtggagCCAGGGATGTGATGATAGTTATTTATTAAGAACCTTGGACACAACACGTGTGTTTGTtatttggaaaataataatGAGAAATAATGAGTTTTTAAGTGACTCCCGGCATGATCTGGAAATTTGAGTACAGTCATACTCACTAACAGTAAGGCAGAGGGATCCTCACAACATCGTGCACACACGCAAAACAGTTCACTATAGTGTGTAGTTTGTATTATATCTGTGATATACTGGAAATAAGTTGCAGTGAAAtgttgaataattaaaaatgtgtaatgttcCCTTACACTTAGTACACGAGTAAATGTGTTGACTTTCTGCCACAGTTTGACTTTCCACATTTCACAAGTTCTAATTAGCTTTAAATACTTTGAGACAGGAAAACACctttgaaaaaaatcacaaagacTCACCGCTCGCTTCAAAGCAGCTGTCCTCCACTCCCTGACACTGTAGTGGAGTGTTGCACCGAGAGGAGCGGGAGTCACAAGAGAAACACTGCAGGCTGTTATTGGTCTGGGCAGCAGGGACTGAAACCCAAAAGTCAACATCATTAAGGCAGGAGATCATATTTAAGTGTTGCAGTATGAAAGTAGAGCATGTCAGAAAAtacccttttttaaaatctgaaataagTTTCCGGGTCTACCTGTACTTACAATCTAGAGTTTGTGAGTTACAGTTATCAGTGTTGCAGCACTGAGCCGATGCAACTGCACTTGAAACACCTTCGCTGGCTGAAAATGTCTGAGAGCCCGTCGCCGGACACAGGGAGGAGGATGCACACGATTTGTAGATTTGTTGCTCGGTGTTTTCAGATGAAGCGGCTGCAGAGGAAAAGTGCACTTTGTTAATGTTGAGAGAAAGTCCACATGGCAGTGCATGTGTTTCAGTGAACAGTAATAGACCTACCTAGAATGGCAGCTGTTATACACATGGTCTCTGAGGAACATGTGAGTGGTTCTGGGTTTGAAC includes:
- the LOC137132295 gene encoding spore coat protein SP96-like — protein: MAKLILALAHVWVLFSAVVLLVAAGALQCHTCNDPRCSNPEPLTCSSETMCITAAILAASSENTEQQIYKSCASSSLCPATGSQTFSASEGVSSAVASAQCCNTDNCNSQTLDFPAAQTNNSLQCFSCDSRSSRCNTPLQCQGVEDSCFEASVMRGTRHVSVLGCTSANLCSPASSSVTLPLLQGFSNITIGPMCCGTSLCNRPTVKKRVFRDSNTSTTTTTSAPTTTTTSAPTTTTSATTTSTTTTTSATTTSAPTTSAPTTTTSAPTTTTNHTTNNATTFNTVCCFRLNMILLLLGLFIITFY